The sequence acacgtgtcgaaataaaaatagttctactttgttaaagcacaccgttttctttaatactgttttagcgggaattttttaaaactgggacgcagactgtggtgcggggcgggtctagtgttgtgatgcgaatgcagcttctaaactcaaggattgacaggctccgctgcggtgggatgcttgtttcaacggagcctgtcacccctcctgatcgggactgtgtgtatgggaggtctatttgactttgtggcagggggaggacggttacagatcccatgctgtgtggctctgtgatcctgtctaaggaccggcgcttaagatctgtaactgccctcccccgccacaaagtcacagagcaacccaccccccccaacattacatcaaaacaacctcccagactaaccggggcaactagtcactgcatcactgcactgtgtatgtgccctgctgctgtgcctgcccccgactatgtaccctgccaaaggagactgtcctgtccaatttccaaccccctttcccctcctcctccaaaagaacatgattgaaacagtagttaacagaaacgaattttttattatcaactacacatggcattgggaggtgaaacttggacgtgggcttgtgtcaggcgggaaggaaagaacttttcaaattttgggaaatgagagccttctgctactagagctctctgcaggggtggagtgagagttagcagggactctgccgcctctccttctttgcactttgggtgaggtgggtatgggacttggtggcgggggagggcggttagagatggactgcagcggggctctgtcctcctgcctccgttcctgcagaacatccacaaggcgccggagcgtgtccgtttgctccctcagtagtccaagcagcgtttgagtcgcctgctggtcttcctgccgccacctctcctcccgatccatgttggcttggtgcattcgggtcaagttctcccgccactgggtctgctgtgctgcctgggcttgggaagaggccataagctcagagaacatgtcctcccgtgtcctcttcttcctacgcctaatccgcgctagcctctgggagtgtgattccaggctaggttgtgagacagtcgcagacggggctgtggaaatgggaaaaagggagtgaattcctctgaaagataaatgtagttgtgaacaaagaacatagtctttctctgtgaacaagaccatgcacagcacctttcacatgcgcactcagcacaaggtcgaattctcggccttcgcattctgtgcctggggtcttgaacagcacatttgagaagcgaggcagcacaacggaatttctgttgcaggcagacatggtaagccgtacacttgtggcagtttaaaacttttatattaccactggcctcatttcacatttaaatcaatgtcagtccctgctgccagcaatccggcaagcgggaactctgcccctgtcccaccccctcgcggctgtccccgggaatgatccctttcggctgcccctctcccgcctccaccgcgtggctgcaaaccagcggtgacagttctgtaaaggaacgggaaagcagtcccaacactaacattcccctacctaattaaaagcaggtcaccatggccgacatcaccctgatgaggatctccgagagcgacaaagagagaatgctccgggaaagcctccaaagaccagggccgtatgccgccctgctgtgcagagcaatgatccccgagtacctgataatctcgtggcgcggcaacgtgtcgtacttcggaggacccaataaggccgctctccccaagaacctcatgcaacggctttcaagttacctccaggagagcttcatcgagatgtcccaggaggattactgctctatccccgcacatatagaccgcattttactgtagctgcagtagcagggaatacacagtagagcggcttgtgcaggacaatcactgaaaaccggacattgctagatttcttttcaaaacttgcactgccccttactaaaccgttaagcgcctagggcacactaatcatgaacaacccattcttttaattgttaatattcctgttttgttaaaaataaatgtttagatgtttacaacacttactggctgatccttcaccagattctgtgtccggggtaatggctggggacgcttcgtaggggatctctgtaagggtgatgaagagatcctggctgtcggggaaatcagcgttgtgagagctgccaactgcctcgccctcctcatctccttcctcatcttccccgtcccctaacatgtctgaggaaccggccgtggacagtatcccatcctcagagtccacggtcactggtggggtagtggtggcggcagcaccgaggatggaatgcagtgcctcgtagaaacgggatgtctggggatgggatccggagcgtccgtttgcctctttggtcttctggtagccttgtctcagctccttgattttcacgcggcactgcgttgcatcccggctgtatcctctctctgccatgtctttagagatcttctcgtagatctttgcattccttcttttggatcgcagctcggaaagcacggactcatcgccccacacagcgatgagatccaagacttcacgatcagtccatgctggggctctctttctattcccagactgcacggccatcactgctggagagctctgcatcgttgccagtgctgctgtgctcgccacgatgtccagacaggaaatgagattcaaactggccagacaggaaaaggaattcaaattcaaattttcccggggcttttcctgtgtggctggtcagagcatccgagctcgcactgctgtccagagcgtcaacagagtggtgcactgtgggatagctcccggagctattagcgtcgatttccatccacacctagcctaattcgacatggccatgtcgaatttagcgctactcccctcgtcggggaggagtacagaagtcgaattaaagagacctctatgtcgaactaaatagcatcgcagtgtggacgggtgcagggttaattcgatttaacggcgctaacttcgacataaacgcctagtgtagaccaggcctaggatgTACAGAATATGGGTAGAGATGACTGAAAGAAGCAGAGATTAATTTAGAAAACCTCACAATCTGAATTACTACTTGATTGCTTGTTTGTGTGCTTGAAATCAGTTTTCTTAATTGATTATCTCAGCCCTGCAGTAAACATCTTTGAAAAGCTTTAAAGTGTGCACAATAATGGCCACATAATTGTGTTGCACATTTTCCAAGTTTTAATTGACACAAAAGTGAGTCCATTGTACTTAAGACACTACACTGATTTCATTCTATTGCATGTCCTGCTCCAATTACATTTCTTAGAATACAGTATATAGTAAAAGTTTTGTAGCTTTAAAATTAACAAGTGTGTGAAATCTGTAAGTAAAATAAGCAGCAGCAATAATTTTTGGGATTTTATCAAGAGTAGCTAGTTTTAAGTAATAAATACATTCCAAGTTGTGGTATTCACTATTCTCCTAGTTCACTGCTTTACTTGTCAATTCCCTTGTTTTCGGTTAGATATCCTTAAGACTTTCCTGTCAGCCTCACACCAAAAGAGTCTCCTAACTCCAGTCCAGGTGCCCGTCACCCTTCACAGATAAGCAGTGCAATCTGACAAGGAAACTCATCCTGCTGTCATCTGCATGGCAACCTCAAGATTCTCCTGGGGAGCATGTCAGGATGTTTACAGACTTCATGAAACTCTAGGAGAACAGCTGTGCTCTTATCTTCTGTTACCTTGAAGAAAGTGAAAGAGGGAGAGAGGTTATTGCAAGTGGCACAGAAATGACCAATATTAGCTGTGAGAGGCTCATTCTCCTTTACTTCATCCAAATATAACCTGCAACTCTTGCGGTCTAAATTTGCATGGCAAACTGAAGACATAGCAGCTACAGTTTAATAAGAGCCTCACTGAATTAACAGATTTTAATTAAAGTTGGAAGTAAGCAACAATACCACTGAAATATTTTTTGAAGAATGGAGTTGTCATTTTAATGATGAAGAACAGAATGTGATAGCTGGCTAGCTTAGTATTTAAATCTCAAACAATTCACTTTTTGGTGTAGGGATATTTAAAGTTAACCAGAGTCCAGTATAGGAAAAGACCTACCAGGAATTTTTAAGATTCTTATagtccattttttccccccttctgacCTGTActtcgcaaaaaaaaaaaaaaaaaaaaaaaaaaattctaaataggAAAAAAGGTTCTTCATGCAATCCAACCCCTTTAACTCTTTGTAAGCATGGGAGTAAGGAATTGCAGCTGTTTAAATTAGCTGATGCATGTTTAACATCTGAGTTTTCAGGTAGAAATGTACATttctgatttgaaaaaaaaaaaaaaagcaaaaagcaaGAGATGTTTCCTTCCAGCCAATCATACACTGCTCAGAATGGAAatcataatatatttaaaaaaaaaaaaaaaaaaaaaaaaaaaaaaaaaaaaaacagaaatgagtacatttcatttcaacttaaGGGTTAAAACAGAGAGACCCGAGAGGATTGTGAGATACTGCTGTCAAACCAGATTGGCACAGAGTATTCCTCCCACACCATTCTTGCAGGATACCAAAGAGAGTCATTAACACTCCCGATAGTCCAATCCATACCTCTAAGCAGAGGAAGTTATTCATATCCAACTATAGTAATCTAATAGTTGTGATATGTACCTATTTTATTGGCCTTTTAAAGTTAAACTGAGAGCCCCAGAAGCTCTTATTAACAGGTTACCTCAAAGACCATACTGGAACACTTGATTTGCATTTAAAGAGAAACTGTcaatataataagattccaggactGTTTGTGTGTTTCGCTCTGAAGCCTAGAACGTCTGTGGAATCAGTGTGAAGTATCAAACAGCTACGAACATGGCTGAGagttctttttgttcagaatatcacgaagttcaatcatcactgggattcataGTCTGTTACCAACCTATTTTTCAATTCTTAGCCATTTCTACTTTACAAATTACACATGTGACAGCAAGGCATGTATTTATGTCATGCCACGAATCCTAGATCATCATCATCACATTAGAGGTAacaaccaatcaccacccttactcAGATAATTTGCACGTAGTAGTTTCATTGGCTGTATGAGGAAGACTGAACAGATGGATTATTTGGCCCAAGTACCACACTTATGCAACAGCATGCGCTTTCCGCTACTAATATGGAATGAAGTCACAACATTCAAAATGCTGCATTCCTCCCACTCTGACATGAACAGCATGTGCTAAGATTATTAGGCAGAAAGTAAGATTGTGGACCCTGTCATCTGGCCTGCAGTAGTCTTGGGCAGAAGGCTGCATCACTgggagggtttgtttgtttaaagaaagaGGCAACATTTAACAAAGTTAAGATTTTACTTAGAAGTCCTTGCAACTTATGCCTGCCATTCTGTTAATTAACTCTGCTGTGAAAAATGTACTGAAATTGTCTTGGCGTGATCAATGGCCTTAAACATTTGCATATCTATTTAACACACACCCTTCCGTTTATCTTGAAGACTGACTGGAGTAAAACTGGTTAAGAATAGGACTGAGCAGTGCAAGTCAGGACATCCTGTTGACAGAAGAGTGGCTGAAAACATTGAGGTCATCCAcaagtttttaaacattttccccTAGAGAAAACAGGTCATCACAAATGGACTTCAGAAGCAATTCAGTCAGGGCCTAGCACTAAAATCCATGATCAGTCCTAACTCACAAACTAATACTGTCAGCATACGGAGTCAGGATCTAGGATTTTAGGGCCTCACATTTACCTTTCTGATGAATAATAGAAAGATATAGAAATAATACTATGATTAAGGGTAAAAGACCTTTTTTATAAAACCCTCAGAGTTTAAGTCTAAAAATTGAATTATGAGAAGAAAAATCCACTATAATGATTTAAATAAGTCAATGCTAACATTATCACATTTCCCTGCACTGCTAAAAATGCACCAAAGCCTCCTTCCTGTCAGCATGAgaaactaagggtaggtctacacttaccgccGGACTcggaggtaagcaatcgatcttctgggatcgatttatcgcatcttgtctagacgcaataaatcgatcctggaagtgcttgccgtcgacgccggtactccagctcggcgagaggagtacacggcatcgacaggggagcctgcctgctgcatctggactcgcggtaag is a genomic window of Chrysemys picta bellii isolate R12L10 chromosome 7, ASM1138683v2, whole genome shotgun sequence containing:
- the LOC135972776 gene encoding uncharacterized protein LOC135972776; translated protein: MQSSPAVMAVQSGNRKRAPAWTDREVLDLIAVWGDESVLSELRSKRRNAKIYEKISKDMAERGYSRDATQCRVKIKELRQGYQKTKEANGRSGSHPQTSRFYEALHSILGAAATTTPPVTVDSEDGILSTAGSSDMLGDGEDEEGDEEGEAVGSSHNADFPDSQDLFITLTEIPYEASPAITPDTESGEGSATPSATVSQPSLESHSQRLARIRRRKKRTREDMFSELMASSQAQAAQQTQWRENLTRMHQANMDREERWRQEDQQATQTLLGLLREQTDTLRRLVDVLQERRQEDRAPLQSISNRPPPPPSPIPTSPKVQRRRGGRVPANSHSTPAESSSSRRLSFPKI